The DNA segment CCGCAATTCGGTCAGCGAAGGAGCGGTCTGGTGGGGCAAGTCGAACCGGCCGATGGATGCCGATGCGTTCGACCGCCTTTACGCCGATTTCCTCGCTCATCTCGGCACTAAGGACACGCTATTCGTCGCTGACCTGTTCGGCGGCTCGCAGCCCGAAAACCAAGTCCGCGTCCGCGTGATCAACGAGTTCGCATGGCACAATTTGTTCATTCGTACGCTGCTTGTCCGCCCCGAGGCCGACCAGCTGCCGAACTTCGTGCCCGAATATACGATCATCGACCTGCCGAGCTTCAAGGCCGATCCTGAGAAACATGGTTGCCGCAGCGAGACGGTGATTGCCGTGAACCTGGAAAAGAAGCTGATCCTGATCGGCGGCACCGCTTATGCCGGCGAGATGAAGAAAAGTGTTTTCGGCCTGTTGAATTTCCTGCTGCCGGAGAAGGGCATCATGCCGATGCATTGTTCGGCGAATATCGGCCCGGACGGCGACACAGCGATCTTCTTCGGCCTGTCGGGAACCGGCAAGACCACCTTGTCGGCAGATCCCAATCGCACGCTGATCGGCGACGATGAACATGGCTGGTCGGATACGGCGGTCTTCAACTTCGAAGGCGGCTGCTACGCCAAGATGATCCGACTGTCGGCCGAGGCCGAGCCGGAGATCTACGCCACTACCAAGAGGTTCGGCACGGTGCTCGAGAATGTCGTGATGGATCCCGTCACGCGCGAACTCGACCTCGACGACAACAGCTATGCCGAAAATAGCCGCGGTGCTTATCCGATCGATTATATTCCGAATTCGTCGGAACGGAACATGGGACCGCTGCCCAAGAACATCGTCATGCTGACTGCCGATGCCTTCGGCGTTCTGCCGCCGATCGCCCGCCTCACGCCCGACCAGGCAATGTATCACTTCCTGTCGGGTTATACCGCCAAGGTTGCCGGCACGGAGATTGGCGTGACCGAGCCGGAAGCGACCTTTTCGACCTGCTTTGGCGCGCCCTTCATGCCGCGTCACCCGTCGGTATATGGCAATTTGCTCAAGGACCGGATCGCCAAGGGCGGCGTCACCTGCTGGCTGGTCAACACCGGTTGGACCGGCGGGAAATATGGTGTCGGCAAGCGCATGCCGATCAAGGCCACCCGCGCATTGCTCAACGCCGCGCTCGACGGCAGCCTGAACAAAGCCGAGTTCCGCAAGGACCCCAATTTCGGTTTCGAAGTGCCGGTCTCGGTCCCGGGGCTGGAGTCGGCGATCCTCGACCCGCGCAGCACCTGGGCGGACAAGGACGATTATGACCGCACGGCGGCCAAGCTGGTCGACCTGTTCGTGGAGAACTTCGCCGAGTTTGCGGAGCATGTCGACGAGGGCGTTCGACAATCGGGGCCGCGGGTGACCGCCGCAGCCTGACCGGCCCGATTGTTCGATCGGGCTCCGCAAAAGGGAAAGCCCGATCGATGACGGAATTCGATGTTCGACTATTTGCTCATGACGAGGCCGTCGCCCATGTCGGCGAGGGCCTCGTCCAGCGCACCTTGCCGCGGTCCGAATGGACCCATGAGGCGCATCTGGGCGCAACGTGCTGGCTGATCCTCAAACGCCCGGATATCGACTTGGATCGCGATATTCGGGCGATTATCGCCGACTATAACGCAAGCGTCGGCGGGGTGAATAGCG comes from the Sphingomonas xanthus genome and includes:
- a CDS encoding phosphoenolpyruvate carboxykinase yields the protein MSERTPAHKLNDQGIDTRATIHWNLTTAPLVEQAVARGEGQLAKDGPLVVRTGKHTGRSAQDRFVVRNSVSEGAVWWGKSNRPMDADAFDRLYADFLAHLGTKDTLFVADLFGGSQPENQVRVRVINEFAWHNLFIRTLLVRPEADQLPNFVPEYTIIDLPSFKADPEKHGCRSETVIAVNLEKKLILIGGTAYAGEMKKSVFGLLNFLLPEKGIMPMHCSANIGPDGDTAIFFGLSGTGKTTLSADPNRTLIGDDEHGWSDTAVFNFEGGCYAKMIRLSAEAEPEIYATTKRFGTVLENVVMDPVTRELDLDDNSYAENSRGAYPIDYIPNSSERNMGPLPKNIVMLTADAFGVLPPIARLTPDQAMYHFLSGYTAKVAGTEIGVTEPEATFSTCFGAPFMPRHPSVYGNLLKDRIAKGGVTCWLVNTGWTGGKYGVGKRMPIKATRALLNAALDGSLNKAEFRKDPNFGFEVPVSVPGLESAILDPRSTWADKDDYDRTAAKLVDLFVENFAEFAEHVDEGVRQSGPRVTAAA